A window of Aeromicrobium sp. Root236 contains these coding sequences:
- a CDS encoding TMEM175 family protein, with amino-acid sequence MSDAPANARTRYARLFSAARPSERVEFFSDAVFAIAMTLLVLNIRLPDVEPSEVGAALRDLTPELFAYALSFIVIAAAWIGHHRRFEIIDGVDSGLIRLNLALLFVIAFLPFPTSVLSEYGSTVPAVVLYASTVTAMGLVQLATWMYVCRRGRLNVTVDRGAYRFGVLTIAVDPAVFALSIGIALLGWPEAAMYSWLLLIPVSALARRWQPGGADLTPVNG; translated from the coding sequence ATGAGCGACGCACCCGCCAACGCCCGCACCCGCTACGCCCGGCTGTTCAGCGCCGCGCGGCCGAGTGAACGGGTCGAGTTCTTCAGCGACGCGGTGTTCGCGATCGCCATGACCCTCCTGGTGCTCAACATCAGGCTGCCCGACGTCGAGCCCTCCGAGGTCGGGGCGGCGCTGCGCGACCTCACGCCGGAGCTCTTCGCGTACGCCTTGAGCTTCATCGTGATCGCCGCCGCCTGGATCGGGCACCATCGCCGTTTCGAGATCATCGACGGCGTGGACAGTGGGCTGATCCGGCTCAACCTCGCCCTGCTGTTCGTCATCGCGTTCCTGCCGTTCCCGACGTCGGTGCTCAGCGAGTACGGCTCCACGGTGCCGGCGGTCGTGCTGTACGCCTCGACGGTGACCGCGATGGGCCTCGTGCAGCTGGCGACCTGGATGTACGTGTGCCGGAGGGGCCGGCTCAACGTCACGGTCGACCGCGGGGCCTATCGGTTCGGTGTGCTGACGATCGCCGTCGACCCCGCCGTGTTCGCCCTCTCGATCGGCATCGCGCTGCTGGGCTGGCCCGAAGCGGCGATGTACAGCTGGCTCCTCCTGATCCCCGTGTCCGCGCTCGCCCGCCGGTGGCAACCCGGCGGCGCCGACCTGACTCCGGTCAACGGCTAG
- a CDS encoding ABC1 kinase family protein, whose protein sequence is MPNKPADDPKGRPLTGSAFMRTARLASLPVGFAGRTTLGLGKRMVGAPANVVLNEVQRRTADQIFSVLGQLKGGAMKFGQAMSIFEAALPEELIGPYRETLVKLQDSAPPMPPDTVHRVMAEEFGADWRQQFTSFEDKPAASASIGQVHRAVWADGQDVAVKLQYPGAAKALTADLKQIARLARLFGTLAPALDVKPLVQELQDRVAEELDYNLEAGAQSMFAAEFAGDPEIVVPDVLAYTERALVSTWLESDHSLAQVITEGTQEERDRYGEAYVRFLFAGPMRTGMLHADPHPGNFRVMPDGRLGVVDYGAVARLPDGLPEPVGRLLRHAVAGDYDLVLEGLRDEGFLKRTTDLDADTIARYIGPFVEPASVERFTFSREWMRAQTLRVSALTSEGMGTAMKINLPPQYLLIHRVWIGGIGVLSQLGATAPFRAILEESLPGFADA, encoded by the coding sequence GTGCCGAACAAGCCAGCTGATGACCCGAAGGGCCGGCCGCTGACCGGTAGTGCGTTCATGCGCACCGCTCGCCTCGCCTCGCTCCCCGTCGGCTTCGCCGGGCGTACGACGCTGGGTCTCGGCAAGCGCATGGTCGGCGCGCCGGCGAACGTCGTGCTCAACGAGGTGCAGCGGCGTACGGCCGACCAGATCTTCTCGGTGCTCGGCCAGCTCAAGGGCGGCGCGATGAAGTTCGGCCAGGCCATGAGCATCTTCGAGGCCGCGCTGCCCGAGGAGCTCATCGGGCCCTACCGCGAGACGCTCGTCAAGCTGCAGGACTCCGCACCGCCCATGCCGCCCGACACGGTGCACCGCGTGATGGCCGAGGAGTTCGGCGCCGACTGGCGGCAACAGTTCACCTCGTTCGAGGACAAGCCGGCCGCCTCCGCCTCGATCGGCCAGGTGCACCGCGCGGTGTGGGCCGACGGCCAGGACGTGGCGGTCAAGCTGCAATATCCGGGAGCCGCCAAGGCGCTGACCGCCGACCTCAAGCAGATCGCCCGACTCGCGCGGCTCTTCGGCACCCTGGCACCGGCGCTCGACGTCAAGCCGCTGGTGCAGGAGCTCCAGGACCGGGTCGCCGAGGAGCTCGACTACAACCTGGAGGCCGGCGCGCAGAGCATGTTCGCTGCCGAGTTCGCGGGTGATCCCGAGATCGTCGTGCCGGACGTGCTGGCCTACACCGAGCGCGCCCTCGTCTCGACCTGGCTCGAGAGCGATCACTCGTTGGCGCAGGTCATCACGGAGGGCACGCAGGAGGAGCGCGACCGGTACGGCGAGGCGTACGTCAGGTTCCTGTTCGCGGGGCCGATGCGCACCGGCATGCTCCACGCCGATCCGCACCCCGGCAACTTCCGCGTCATGCCTGACGGCCGGCTCGGTGTCGTCGACTACGGCGCCGTGGCTCGGCTCCCGGACGGGCTGCCCGAGCCCGTCGGCCGGCTGCTGCGCCACGCGGTCGCCGGCGACTACGACCTGGTCCTCGAGGGACTGCGCGACGAGGGCTTCCTCAAGCGCACCACCGACCTCGACGCCGACACGATCGCCCGCTACATCGGCCCGTTCGTCGAGCCGGCCAGCGTCGAGCGGTTCACGTTCAGCCGCGAGTGGATGCGGGCGCAGACCTTGCGGGTGAGCGCACTGACATCGGAGGGCATGGGTACGGCGATGAAGATCAACCTGCCGCCGCAGTACCTCTTGATCCATCGCGTGTGGATCGGTGGCATCGGTGTGCTCAGCCAGCTCGGCGCCACTGCCCCGTTCCGCGCCATCCTCGAGGAGTCCCTCCCGGGGTTTGCTGACGCCTAG
- a CDS encoding mycoredoxin has protein sequence MSGTFTMYSTPWCGYCHRLKGQLKREGIAFDEVDIEQVPEAAFIVEQANNGNQTVPTLVFSDGTALTNPSVAQVKAQLAAAS, from the coding sequence ATGTCGGGCACGTTCACGATGTACTCCACCCCCTGGTGCGGGTACTGCCACCGGCTCAAGGGCCAGCTCAAGCGCGAAGGCATCGCCTTCGACGAGGTCGACATCGAGCAGGTGCCCGAGGCCGCGTTCATCGTCGAGCAGGCCAACAACGGCAACCAGACCGTCCCCACGCTGGTCTTCTCGGACGGCACGGCGCTGACCAACCCGTCCGTCGCCCAGGTCAAGGCACAGCTCGCCGCAGCAAGCTAG
- a CDS encoding ATP-dependent DNA helicase has translation MTAALVRDEQHLSEILDRQFSRAQLDAITLGLDAPSSIIAGAGSGKTTVMAARVVWLVGHLGIPPERILGLTFTNKAAAELGQRIRASLELLGVDHAEAGWGEVTASTYHAFAGTLIAEHGLRLGVEPDLRVVTDASRFQRFARAIESYEGSLDLVTTYIPRLVPDAMKLDSELSEHLVTPAALRAYDEAVMACDDWGQSGHKVVALAAATARKRSELSRLVDAYRAAKLADGVMDFSDQMAWGAELARLQAVRDSMLEKYDVVLLDEYQDTSVAQRDLLVGLFAGLPVTAVGDPAQGIYGWRGAATGNLEDFLDDFAIEGVPGRRLTLRQTYRCRPEIIGAANHIISAFYEDARITKSVEPLVSGKEPGGRVEVALHSTVSQEISAMVRQIEQIRDEGVVPLRSVAILVRVAAENGEIVKALRDSHIPFEIVGLQGLLAQPEVRDVVSLLEVVDDVTANPATLRLLTGPRWNIGPRDLALLGRRASQLSRSVSRDDESEPSLAADLAHAVEGTDPTEIVALADALEDLGDLPYSDAARARFAELSGIITSVRRHSSEPLIDLARRAVRMLDLDIELEAGDVEGAGDNLALFLDAVATYSESDRYASLAGLLSYFNAEEVYNQGMEVFTPSEAESVKLLTIHRAKGLEWNTVFVPFMSATVFPTGQGRANWITTASAVPTALRGDRSSLPQLADRPEDWTDDSRNVHDARNKELGHMEERRLAYVAYTRAEERLVLSGHWWGRTQIKPRGPSEFLIATRQWLIDNGADATVWAPQPAPGATNPHLDTVQRSDWPTAPPVLARRQALASAVRDTLERPDRPAYDVALLPVDRLDELCADVDLLLAEADAMAAQQRVVTLPGSVSTTSMLGLADDEASFARELARPMPRRPSPAARFGTRFHAWVEAHYGQQVLLDPAELPGQGDVDLNSDAELDEVIKLFSEGEYGQRDPFAIEAPFSIVLAGQQVIGRIDAVFATTAEDGRTRFEVVDWKTNKKPTADPLQLSIYRLAWAELNGVAPEDVTGAFYYVRLGRTVRYEADQLLDRAALEALLRGSDPA, from the coding sequence ATGACTGCGGCCCTGGTGCGCGACGAGCAGCACCTCAGCGAGATCCTCGACCGCCAGTTCTCGCGCGCCCAGCTCGACGCGATCACGCTCGGGCTGGACGCGCCGAGCTCGATCATCGCCGGCGCCGGCTCCGGCAAGACCACGGTGATGGCGGCCCGGGTGGTCTGGCTCGTCGGGCACCTCGGCATACCGCCAGAGCGCATCCTCGGCCTGACGTTCACCAACAAGGCGGCCGCCGAGCTGGGCCAGCGCATCCGGGCCAGCCTCGAGCTGTTGGGCGTCGACCACGCCGAAGCAGGCTGGGGTGAGGTCACGGCGTCGACCTATCACGCCTTCGCGGGCACCCTCATCGCCGAGCACGGGCTGCGCCTGGGCGTCGAGCCCGACCTGCGCGTCGTCACCGACGCGTCCCGGTTCCAGCGCTTCGCCCGTGCGATCGAGTCCTACGAGGGATCGCTCGACCTCGTCACGACCTACATCCCGCGACTCGTGCCCGACGCGATGAAGCTCGACTCGGAGCTCTCCGAGCACCTCGTCACCCCGGCGGCTCTGAGGGCCTACGACGAGGCCGTGATGGCCTGCGACGACTGGGGCCAGTCGGGCCACAAGGTCGTCGCACTGGCCGCGGCCACCGCGCGCAAGCGGTCCGAGCTCAGCCGGCTCGTCGACGCCTACCGCGCGGCCAAGCTCGCCGACGGCGTCATGGACTTCTCCGACCAGATGGCCTGGGGCGCCGAGCTCGCCAGGCTGCAGGCCGTACGCGACTCCATGCTTGAGAAGTACGACGTCGTCCTGCTCGACGAGTACCAGGACACGTCCGTCGCCCAGCGTGACCTGCTGGTGGGGCTGTTCGCCGGACTCCCGGTGACTGCGGTCGGCGATCCCGCTCAAGGCATCTACGGGTGGCGAGGGGCGGCAACCGGCAACCTCGAGGACTTCCTCGACGACTTCGCGATCGAGGGCGTGCCGGGCCGGCGCTTGACGTTGCGGCAGACCTATCGGTGCCGGCCCGAGATCATCGGTGCCGCCAACCACATCATCTCGGCGTTCTACGAGGACGCCAGGATCACCAAGAGCGTCGAGCCGCTGGTCTCCGGCAAGGAGCCGGGTGGCCGCGTCGAGGTCGCACTGCACTCGACGGTGTCCCAGGAGATCAGCGCCATGGTGCGCCAGATCGAGCAGATCCGCGACGAGGGCGTCGTCCCGTTGCGCAGCGTGGCGATCCTGGTGCGCGTCGCGGCCGAGAACGGCGAGATCGTCAAGGCGTTGCGCGACTCACACATCCCGTTCGAGATCGTCGGCCTGCAGGGTCTGCTCGCGCAGCCCGAGGTGCGGGACGTGGTGTCGCTGCTCGAGGTCGTCGACGACGTGACCGCCAACCCGGCGACCCTGCGGCTCCTCACTGGACCGCGCTGGAACATCGGCCCGCGCGACCTCGCACTGCTGGGCCGGCGCGCCTCGCAGCTGAGCCGGTCGGTCAGCCGCGACGACGAGTCCGAGCCCTCCTTGGCGGCCGACCTGGCGCACGCGGTCGAAGGCACGGACCCGACCGAGATCGTCGCTCTGGCCGATGCCCTGGAGGACCTCGGCGACCTGCCCTACTCCGACGCCGCCCGAGCTCGGTTCGCCGAGCTGTCCGGCATCATCACCTCGGTGCGCCGGCACAGTAGTGAGCCGCTGATCGACCTGGCGCGACGTGCCGTCCGGATGCTCGACCTCGACATCGAGCTCGAGGCCGGCGACGTCGAGGGTGCCGGCGACAACCTCGCCCTGTTCCTCGACGCGGTGGCGACCTATTCCGAGAGCGATCGCTACGCCTCGCTCGCGGGCCTGCTGTCCTACTTCAACGCCGAGGAGGTCTACAACCAGGGCATGGAGGTGTTCACCCCGTCCGAGGCCGAATCCGTCAAGCTCCTGACGATCCACCGGGCCAAGGGGCTGGAGTGGAACACCGTCTTCGTCCCGTTCATGTCCGCGACCGTGTTCCCCACGGGACAGGGCCGCGCCAACTGGATCACGACCGCGTCGGCCGTGCCGACCGCCTTGCGTGGGGACCGGTCGAGCCTGCCTCAGCTGGCCGATCGTCCGGAGGACTGGACCGACGACTCCCGCAACGTCCACGACGCTCGCAACAAGGAGCTGGGACACATGGAGGAGCGGCGCCTGGCCTACGTCGCCTACACCCGCGCCGAGGAACGTCTGGTGCTGTCGGGACACTGGTGGGGTCGCACCCAGATCAAGCCGCGCGGCCCGTCGGAGTTCCTGATCGCGACCCGTCAGTGGCTGATCGACAACGGTGCGGACGCGACGGTCTGGGCGCCCCAACCCGCTCCCGGCGCCACCAATCCGCACCTCGACACCGTGCAGCGCTCCGACTGGCCGACGGCTCCGCCGGTCCTGGCGCGCCGTCAGGCGCTGGCCTCGGCCGTCCGCGACACGCTCGAGCGCCCCGATCGGCCCGCGTACGACGTGGCCCTGTTGCCCGTCGACCGCCTCGACGAGCTGTGCGCCGACGTCGACCTGCTGCTCGCCGAGGCCGATGCCATGGCTGCGCAGCAACGTGTCGTGACCTTGCCCGGCTCGGTCTCGACCACCTCGATGCTCGGCCTGGCCGACGACGAGGCATCGTTCGCGCGTGAGCTGGCCCGCCCCATGCCGCGCCGCCCGTCACCTGCTGCGCGGTTCGGCACCCGCTTCCATGCGTGGGTCGAGGCGCACTACGGCCAGCAGGTGCTGCTCGACCCCGCGGAGCTGCCGGGACAGGGCGACGTGGACCTCAACTCCGACGCGGAGCTCGACGAGGTCATCAAGCTGTTCAGCGAGGGCGAGTACGGACAACGCGATCCCTTCGCCATCGAGGCGCCGTTCTCGATCGTCCTGGCAGGTCAGCAGGTCATCGGGCGCATCGACGCGGTGTTCGCCACCACGGCCGAGGACGGCCGCACCCGCTTCGAGGTGGTCGACTGGAAGACCAACAAGAAGCCGACGGCCGACCCGTTGCAGCTGTCGATCTACCGGCTGGCGTGGGCCGAGCTCAACGGCGTCGCGCCCGAGGACGTCACCGGGGCCTTCTACTACGTACGTCTGGGCAGGACGGTGCGCTACGAGGCCGACCAGCTGCTCGACAGGGCCGCTCTCGAGGCCCTGCTCCGTGGCAGCGACCCCGCCTAG
- a CDS encoding ATP-dependent DNA helicase UvrD2 has protein sequence MPSADDLLTGLDPEQREVAQALRGPVSVVAGAGTGKTRAITHRMAYGVATGVYKPTEVLAVTFTTRAAGEMRTRLRQLGADGVQARTFHSAALRQARYFWPQVYGGEFPEVTASKFALVAEAARRLGIRTDTPLLRDLSSEIEWAKVSNIRPAAYAAAAGPARREVADLDHPTVGNIMTAYEDVKRDRGRIDMEDILLITAAILADDERIAAQVRQQYRWFVVDEFQDVNPLQSTLLELWLGGRNDICVVGDPRQTIYSFAGASPEILSSFGRRHEGAQRIELVRNYRSTPQIVAAANAVFSRTNGTDGVRLQSQQEPGDPVTYIGFPDEQAEAAAVASEIALLHRRGVSYKEMAILFRINAQSEAFEEALGEHGIPYVLRGVEGFFRRAEVRQAVTLLRGAARGGEGGGELVQEVRAIFAAMGHTDEPPTGAGAVRDRWESLHAIVSMAAELVESDPAADLTALVADLDRRADQAHAPAADGVTLATLHSAKGLEWDAVFCVGMHEGMMPSVHADTPAAVEEERRLFYVGLTRARHDLMISWAVTRNRGGRGNRRPTRFLDPLLPADHEARQTARQPRERKVAKCRVCNTVLAVADRKRGRCEDCPATYDEELYEQLRAWRTEQATEQGKPAYVIFTDATLQSIAEVKPADPDALAKVPGIGPAKLEKYAESVLELIRSR, from the coding sequence GTGCCCAGTGCCGACGACCTGTTGACGGGGCTCGATCCTGAGCAGCGTGAGGTCGCCCAGGCGCTGAGGGGGCCCGTCAGCGTGGTCGCGGGTGCCGGCACGGGCAAGACCCGGGCGATCACGCACCGCATGGCCTACGGCGTGGCGACGGGCGTCTACAAGCCCACCGAGGTGCTCGCGGTGACGTTCACGACCCGCGCCGCGGGCGAGATGCGCACCCGGCTGCGCCAGCTCGGCGCCGACGGCGTCCAGGCACGCACGTTCCACTCAGCCGCACTGCGGCAGGCCCGCTACTTCTGGCCCCAGGTCTACGGCGGCGAGTTCCCCGAGGTCACGGCCTCCAAGTTCGCGCTGGTCGCCGAGGCCGCGCGACGCCTCGGCATTCGCACCGACACCCCGTTGCTGCGCGACCTGTCGTCAGAGATCGAGTGGGCCAAGGTCTCCAACATCCGCCCCGCCGCCTATGCGGCAGCGGCAGGTCCCGCGCGCCGCGAGGTCGCCGACCTCGACCATCCCACGGTCGGCAACATCATGACGGCCTACGAGGACGTCAAGCGCGATCGCGGCCGCATCGACATGGAGGACATCCTCCTGATCACCGCGGCGATCCTCGCCGACGACGAGCGCATCGCGGCCCAGGTCCGCCAGCAATATCGCTGGTTCGTGGTCGACGAGTTCCAGGACGTCAACCCGCTCCAGTCGACGCTGCTCGAGCTGTGGCTCGGCGGCCGCAACGACATCTGCGTCGTCGGCGACCCGCGCCAGACGATCTACTCGTTCGCGGGCGCATCGCCGGAGATCCTCAGCTCGTTCGGCCGCCGCCACGAGGGTGCCCAGCGCATCGAGCTCGTCCGCAACTACCGGTCGACGCCCCAGATCGTCGCCGCGGCCAACGCGGTCTTCAGCCGCACCAACGGCACCGACGGCGTACGCCTGCAGTCCCAGCAGGAGCCGGGTGATCCGGTGACCTACATCGGCTTCCCCGACGAGCAGGCCGAGGCTGCCGCCGTCGCGAGTGAGATCGCCCTGCTCCACCGGCGAGGCGTCTCCTACAAGGAGATGGCGATCCTGTTCCGGATCAACGCCCAGTCCGAGGCGTTCGAGGAGGCGCTCGGCGAGCACGGCATCCCCTACGTCCTGCGCGGGGTCGAGGGATTCTTCCGCCGGGCTGAGGTACGCCAGGCCGTCACGCTGCTGCGCGGTGCCGCTCGCGGCGGTGAGGGCGGTGGCGAGCTGGTCCAGGAGGTGCGGGCGATCTTCGCCGCGATGGGCCACACCGACGAGCCGCCGACCGGAGCCGGCGCCGTACGCGATCGGTGGGAGTCGCTCCACGCGATCGTGTCGATGGCCGCAGAGCTCGTCGAGTCCGACCCCGCAGCCGACCTCACCGCGCTCGTCGCCGACCTCGATCGCCGCGCCGACCAGGCTCACGCCCCCGCGGCCGACGGCGTCACGCTGGCGACGTTGCACTCGGCCAAGGGCCTGGAGTGGGACGCCGTGTTCTGCGTCGGCATGCACGAGGGCATGATGCCCAGCGTCCACGCCGACACCCCTGCGGCCGTCGAGGAGGAGCGCCGGCTGTTCTACGTCGGCCTCACCCGCGCGCGGCACGACCTGATGATCTCCTGGGCGGTGACCCGCAACCGCGGTGGCCGCGGCAACCGCCGGCCCACTCGCTTCCTCGACCCGCTGCTGCCGGCCGACCACGAGGCCCGGCAGACCGCGCGCCAGCCGCGCGAGCGCAAGGTGGCCAAGTGCCGCGTGTGCAACACCGTCCTGGCGGTCGCCGACCGCAAGCGCGGGCGCTGCGAGGACTGCCCGGCGACCTACGACGAAGAGCTCTACGAGCAGCTCCGAGCGTGGCGCACCGAGCAGGCGACCGAGCAGGGCAAGCCGGCCTACGTGATCTTCACCGACGCGACCCTCCAGTCGATCGCCGAGGTCAAGCCCGCCGACCCCGACGCGCTCGCCAAGGTGCCCGGCATCGGCCCGGCCAAGCTCGAGAAGTACGCCGAGTCGGTGCTGGAGCTGATCCGGTCGCGCTAG
- the nudC gene encoding NAD(+) diphosphatase: MDFAFDRTQHDRAGHLRKDDAWRTPDVRVMVIGGEHVATAGTGIRWLSLDEAPDGEWIFLGIKDGVRYAAVMVDRVPDALAPVSLRTLGPTMAPDEASLGVHAVGIARWHEYHRFCANCGQPTNPAEAGHVRICPACGTHHFPRTDPAVIMLITDGDDRALLGRGQQWPEGRFSTLAGFVEPGESLDDAVRREVLEEVGIQVGEVTYAGSQPWPFPSSLMLGFFGQALTSDITIDENEIAEARWFTRDDVTQMTAASEMLLPPNVSISRWLLQKWHGGTISGRWS; encoded by the coding sequence GTGGACTTTGCCTTCGACCGTACCCAGCACGACCGCGCGGGTCATCTGCGCAAGGACGACGCGTGGCGCACCCCGGACGTACGCGTCATGGTGATCGGCGGTGAGCACGTCGCGACCGCCGGCACCGGCATCCGGTGGCTCAGCCTTGACGAGGCACCCGACGGCGAGTGGATCTTCCTCGGCATCAAGGACGGCGTCCGTTATGCGGCGGTCATGGTCGACCGGGTGCCCGACGCGCTGGCGCCGGTGAGCCTCCGCACGCTCGGCCCGACGATGGCGCCCGACGAGGCATCCCTCGGCGTCCATGCCGTCGGCATCGCGCGGTGGCACGAGTACCACCGGTTCTGCGCCAACTGTGGCCAGCCGACCAACCCGGCCGAGGCCGGACATGTGCGCATCTGCCCGGCGTGCGGCACGCACCACTTCCCGCGCACCGATCCCGCGGTCATCATGCTGATCACCGACGGCGACGACCGAGCGTTGCTGGGCCGCGGCCAGCAGTGGCCGGAGGGCCGGTTCTCGACCCTGGCCGGCTTCGTCGAGCCGGGGGAGTCGCTCGACGACGCCGTACGCCGTGAGGTGCTCGAGGAGGTCGGCATCCAGGTCGGCGAGGTCACCTATGCCGGCAGCCAGCCGTGGCCGTTCCCGTCAAGCCTGATGCTGGGGTTCTTCGGTCAGGCGCTGACGTCGGACATCACGATCGACGAGAACGAGATCGCCGAGGCGCGGTGGTTCACCCGTGACGACGTCACGCAGATGACGGCGGCCAGCGAGATGCTGCTGCCGCCCAACGTGTCGATCTCGAGGTGGCTCCTCCAGAAGTGGCACGGAGGGACGATCAGCGGCCGTTGGTCCTAG